One Campylobacter concisus DNA segment encodes these proteins:
- a CDS encoding fibronectin type III domain-containing protein has product MKKFALRILTPFLAAFLAGCGSSVPTQQSMSLPTITSLKTISDMTEVGFEWNPVTDESVVGYYLYRSNPNDANSKMQLVADIKDRFATHYVDRNLAPETTYSYQMRTYSNNAISQPGTIATATTKPLLDSVPFSQAITGLPGRVKVIWRPHPDSTVASYIIQRSDAGANKFSQIAEVNGRLNAEYIDTEVKPGKSYEYRILVKTSSGVVSKPSQNISATTKELP; this is encoded by the coding sequence ATGAAAAAATTTGCCCTACGCATATTGACACCATTTTTAGCAGCTTTCTTGGCGGGATGCGGCTCTAGCGTACCGACTCAACAAAGCATGTCGCTACCTACGATTACAAGTTTAAAAACTATTTCAGACATGACAGAAGTTGGTTTTGAATGGAACCCAGTAACCGATGAAAGCGTTGTTGGGTACTATCTCTACCGCTCAAACCCAAATGATGCCAACTCAAAAATGCAGCTAGTTGCAGACATCAAAGACCGCTTTGCAACGCACTATGTAGACCGCAACCTAGCACCGGAGACCACATACTCATACCAGATGAGAACCTACTCAAACAATGCCATCTCTCAACCAGGCACAATCGCAACAGCAACCACAAAGCCGCTACTTGATTCAGTACCGTTTTCGCAAGCTATTACAGGGCTTCCAGGACGTGTGAAAGTGATCTGGAGACCGCATCCTGATAGCACCGTGGCAAGCTATATCATTCAAAGAAGTGATGCAGGAGCTAATAAATTTAGCCAAATTGCAGAGGTAAATGGCAGACTAAATGCCGAATATATCGATACTGAGGTAAAACCTGGTAAGTCTTATGAGTATAGAATTTTAGTTAAAACTTCTTCAGGCGTTGTCTCAAAACCAAGCCAAAACATAAGTGCAACGACAAAGGAGTTACCCTAA
- a CDS encoding RluA family pseudouridine synthase — protein MVKFNVLNSSRLDVAVAKELQISRNQALNLIKDSLVSVNLKPVSKPSFLLSENDEICVNFAPKKEVQNEYEVNFDIPIIYEDDDLIVLNKPPQIVVHQAPSVKEATLVEWLNKKGFMLSNLNGDVRAGIVHRLDKGTSGAIVVAKNNFAHAKLSEQLSDKSMGRIYLALIDLPLKEDVIIDKPIGRNPNNRLKKAIVADAKFAKSAFVNLLSEGGVNLIAAKLFTGRTHQIRVHLSSINRHILGDDLYGFKSQGDKISRVMLHAYMLYFIHPRTGKRVEFIAKTYDDFNQIIYKKIPKEIFDEKICPTHIDTIFSSFLGGMRL, from the coding sequence TTGGTTAAATTTAATGTTTTAAATAGCTCAAGACTCGACGTTGCAGTGGCCAAAGAGCTTCAAATTTCACGTAATCAAGCTTTAAATTTGATAAAAGACTCTCTCGTAAGCGTAAATTTAAAACCAGTTTCAAAACCTAGCTTTTTACTGAGCGAAAACGATGAAATTTGCGTAAATTTTGCCCCAAAAAAAGAGGTGCAAAATGAGTACGAAGTAAATTTTGATATCCCGATCATCTACGAGGACGACGATCTCATAGTGCTAAACAAGCCCCCGCAAATCGTCGTTCATCAAGCTCCAAGTGTCAAAGAGGCGACACTTGTTGAGTGGCTAAACAAAAAGGGCTTTATGCTTTCAAATTTAAACGGCGACGTAAGAGCTGGCATCGTCCACCGCCTAGATAAAGGTACTAGCGGCGCTATCGTCGTCGCTAAAAACAACTTCGCCCATGCAAAACTAAGCGAGCAGCTAAGCGATAAGAGCATGGGACGAATTTATCTAGCGCTCATTGACCTGCCTCTAAAAGAGGACGTCATCATCGACAAGCCAATCGGCAGAAATCCAAACAACCGCCTAAAAAAAGCGATCGTTGCAGACGCTAAATTTGCAAAAAGTGCCTTCGTAAATTTGCTAAGCGAGGGCGGAGTAAATTTGATAGCGGCAAAGCTTTTTACAGGTAGGACGCATCAGATAAGAGTGCACCTATCTAGCATAAACCGCCATATTTTAGGCGATGATTTATACGGATTTAAGAGCCAAGGCGATAAAATAAGCAGAGTTATGCTTCACGCTTATATGCTTTATTTTATCCATCCACGAACTGGCAAAAGGGTAGAATTTATCGCAAAAACGTATGATGACTTTAACCAAATAATTTACAAAAAAATTCCCAAGGAGATTTTTGATGAAAAAATTTGCCCTACGCATATTGACACCATTTTTAGCAGCTTTCTTGGCGGGATGCGGCTCTAG